Proteins found in one Triticum urartu cultivar G1812 chromosome 4, Tu2.1, whole genome shotgun sequence genomic segment:
- the LOC125551663 gene encoding splicing factor U2af large subunit A-like, whose translation MAEYEERYEGNGDPAAAAVTGGAPPTKPSGFSDQPDGRSQQEVQPHEGRSSKSRERDRGREKDKDKERDREHGRDRERGRDKDRERDRGDRDREHDRYHREHRERSEKREYHERSEKREHRERSEKREHRGHSDDHDRHRSRERDVERRDRDRDGHRRHRSRSRSKGRERRSRSRSRSRSKSKRVSGFDQGPLQSIPMVTPGTTPGQLPAVAPLITGMLPNMFNFTAPTQFNPLVMQPQAMTQQATRHARRVYVGGLPPTANEQTVAIYFNQVMAAIGGNTAGPGDAVLNVYINHDKKFAFVEMRSVEEASNAMALDGIMFEGAPVKVRRPTDYNPSLAAALGPSQPNPNLNLGAVGLTPGSAGGLEGPDRIFVGGLPYYFTEAQVRELLESFGPLRGFDLVKDRETGNSKGYAFCVYQDLNVTDIACAALNGIKMGDKTLTVRRANQGTSQPRPEQETILLHAQQQVQMQKLVLQVGGALPTKVVCLTQVVSADELRDDEEYEDILEDMREEGRKYGNLVKAVIPRPDPSGAAVPGVGKVFLEYADIDGSTKAKVGMHGRKFGGNQVVAVFYPENKFADGDYDD comes from the exons ATGGCCGAGTACGAGGAGCGCTACGAGGGCAACggcgaccccgccgccgccgccgtcaccgGAGGTGCCCCGCCGACCAAGCCCTCCGGTTTCTCCGACCAACCCGACGGCCGCTCCCAG CAGGAGGTACAGCCACATGAGGGAAGGTCCTCAAAATCTAGAGAGAGGGACAGAGGACGAGAGAAGGACAAGGACAAGGAGCGTGATAGAGAACATGGAAGAGATAGAGAAAGGGGCCGGGATAAGGACAGGGAGAGGGATCGGGGTGACCGGGACCGGGAACACGACCGCTACCATAGGGAGCACCGTGAAAGAAGTGAAAAAAGGGAGTACCATGAAAGAAGTGAAAAAAGGGAGCACCGTGAAAGAAGTGAAAAAAGGGAGCACCGTGGCCATTCTGATGACCATGATCGTCATCGCAGCCGTGAACGTGATGTTGAAAG AAGAGACCGTGACAGAGATGGCCATCGCAGGCATCGCTCCCGTTCCCGTTCTAAGGGTCGTGAACGCAGATCCAGATCTCGTTCGCGTTCTCGTTCAAAGAG CAAGCGGGTGAGCGGATTTGACCAGGGACCATTGCAATCCATTCCTATGGTTACTCCTGGCACGACCCCAG GTCAGCTGCCCGCAGTTGCCCCTCTTATTACTGGGATGCTTCCAAACATGTTTAATTTCACTGCTCCTACGCAG TTCAATCCTCTAGTTATGCAACCACAGGCCATGACACAACAG GCTACCCGGCATGCTAGGCGTGTTTATGTTGGTGGACTTCCACCAACTGCCAATGAGCAG ACAGTTGCTATATACTTCAATCAAGTTATGGCTGCTATTGGAGGAAACACAGCTGGTCCTGGTGATGCTGTTCTTAATGTATACATAAACCATGACAAGAAATTTGCTTTTGTGGAGATGAGGTCTGTGGAGGAAGCAAGCAATGCAATGGCCTTAGATGGTATAATGTTTGAGGGAGCACCGGTGAAAGTTAGAAGGCCAACAGACTATAATCCTTCCCTGGCTGCTGCACTGGGTCCAAGCCAGCCAAACCCTAATCTCAATCTTGGTGCTGTTGGCTTGACACCTGGCTCAGCTGGAGGTTTAGAAGGCCCTGATCGCATCTTTGTGGGTGGCCTCCCGTACTACTTCACCGAGGCTCAAGTGCGGGAGTTGCTTGAATCCTTTGGACCGTTGCGAGGATTTGATCTTGTGAAGGATAGGGAGACAGGCAACTCGAAAGGATATGCCTTCTGTGTATACCAGGATCTTAATGTCACCGACATTGCCTGTGCTGCCCTGAATGGTATCAAGATGGGAGACAAGACCCTCACTGTTAGGCGAGCAAATCAAGGCACTTCTCAACCAAGGCCAGAGCAAGAAACCATCCTGTTGCACGCACAACAACAAGTGCAGATGCAG AAACTCGTGCTACAAGTTGGAGGCGCTCTACCGACAAAGGTGGTATGCCTGACCCAGGTGGTTTCAGCAGATGAACTGAGAGATGATGAGGAATATGAGGATATTTTGGAAGATATGAGGGAAGAAGGGCGCAAATATG GTAACTTGGTTAAAGCTGTCATCCCACGACCTGACCCCAGCGGCGCTGCTGTTCCTGGAGTTGGAAAG GTGTTTCTGGAATATGCAGATATTGACGGCTCGACCAAGGCGAAGGTCGGGATGCATGGCAGGAAGTTTGGCGGGAACCAGGTGGTGGCCGTGTTCTACCCTGAAAACAAGTTTGCTGATGGAGATTATGATGATTAG